The stretch of DNA TCCATTCTGTAAAAAGCCTAATTTTTTCGCCAAGTCTTCATCCTTAACCACAGCGAGGCCGGCAACTACATCACTATGTCCTGATAGAAACTTCGTTGCACTATGCAGGACAACATCAGCACCTAGTTCCAATGGTTTTTGATGAGAAGGGGTAAGGAATGTATTATCAACAAAGGTTAATGCGCCAATTTCCTTTGCTAAACTGCTAATGGCCTCAATATCAGTCACTTTCATTAATGGATTGGAGGGTGTTTCCACATAAAATGCTTTTGTATTCGGCTGAATTGCTTGTTTTACTTCGTCTAAATTGGTCATATCCACAAAGGTATGTTCAATACCGAACCGGGAAAGGACCTGTGTGACCATCCGGAACGTACCGCCATATACATCTTCGGTAATGACAATATGATCACCAGCGGAAAGCAGCAGGAATGCTGTCGAAATGGCGGCCATACCAGATGAAAAAGCAAAACCTTTTACACCGCCCTCAAGTTCTGCAATCACATCTTCCAATGCTTCCCTTGTTGGATTTAAACTGCGGCCATAATCGTATTTACCGAACTGGTCGAAATCAAATTGGTGGAAGGTGGATGCATGCTGAATGGGAACACTAACTGCACCCGTTGTCGGGTCCACTTTATGCTGATTATGAAGAAGCCTGGTTTCAAAGGTGTATTCCTCGTGTGACATTACGCAATCACTCCTTCTTTCACGTTCGCGAACGCCTTTTTCAAGTCTTCAATTAAGTCTTGTGGATCTTCAATCCCAACGGAAAAACGTAATAAACGATTACAAACTCCTGATTGAATTCGAATTTCTTCTGGAATATCCGCATGCGTTTGTGTAGCAGGATAGGTAATAAAGCTTTCCGTTCCACCGAGACTTTCTGCAAACGTAATGAGAGATAATCCTTGTAGGAATGGATTCACCCATGCTTCATCTTTTATACGGAAAGAAACCATTCCACCGCGTCCAGGATAAAGAACATCTGTCACTCCTTCATGATTGGAAAGAAACTCTACCACCGATTTTGCATTTTTTTCATGTCTATCCATTCGAAGCGACAGGGTTTTCATTCCGCGCATTAACAGCCAGGAATCAAACGGGCTAAGTACGGCACCCGCACCGTTATGATGAAAAGCTAATGCTTCACATAATTCCTTTCCTTTAGCGACAATCAATCCCGCAAGTACGTCGTTATGACCACCCAGGTATTTCGTTGCACTATGAATAACGATATCAGCCCCGAGCTTAATCGGCTGCTGTAATAGTGGGGTATAGAAGGTATTATCAACAATCAAGAGTATTCCGTGCTTCTTTGCAATTTGAGAAACAGCGGCAATGTCCGATTGCTGCATGAGGGGATTAGTAGGAGTCTCCAAAAAAATGGCCTTTGTTTGTGGAGTAATCTTCCCTTCGATTTCTTCCGGACAACAGGTATTTACATATTGAGTGTTTAATCCCCATTTTTTAAAGCCTTGCTCTAATAAGCGATAGGTACCGCCATATAAATCTTCGCTTACCAGCCATTCATCTCCCGATTGAAATAAGGAAAGAATCGTGAAAATAGCAGCCATTCCTGAACTGCAGGCAAAGCCTTGGTCCCCATCTTCTAAATCAGCAATCGTTTTTTCCAGGAGCTGACGGGTTGGGTTTCCTGTTCGACTGTAGTCAAACCCTGTTGATTGCCCGATGCCTTCGTGTCGATAAGCAGTAGAAAAATAAACAGGCGGGTTCACTGTACCTGTCGCAGTCTCGCTGCGGTTTCCAATTTGAGCTAATTTTGTGTCAATTTTGTACATAATGCACACTCCTTAAAGGTAAGTTTATTGTTGTAATTAGAATTATAATTGCCAACTTTAACGCTACAGGGCGCTAAAGCCTTCAGATAAATAAAAAAAGTCTTCTTATAAGAAGAAGACTTTTGTATGTACGACACACTTGTCATTCTTCTTATCTTGCAAATTAGTAAAATTTGCAGGACTTAGCACCTTTTCAAAGAACAAATCGTTCATTGAAGGTTGCTGAGGCGTCGCAGGGCCATTCCCTCAACCTCTCTTGATAAGAAATCAATTATTTAGATTATTTATAAAATTTACTACAGATTGCTGGGGATGTCAATTTGTTTTTAACTAATGAAGAAACATGGTTTATTTAACGGAAAGAAGAAAATATTTAATTTCTTGTCTTAAAATTTGTTGACAGTGATAGTGTATGGATTTATTATTAGTTATAACGAACGTTCTCGATAAAGAACTAATCTGGGCAATAAGTTACATAGAACGATAGTTTAAAATTTAATTATACGAAATTCCAGGAATATCGGATTAGATATGATTCCTGATAATTAAGTGTGGTTTGACTGTTCTTTTTAGTGAACTAATAATGATGTTGAAAATAATAAATGCTATGAATTTTTTTAGATTGGCAGGAGGAAAAGATGAGCGCAATAGCCGGAATATATCATTTAAACAATGAACCTATCAATCTAGAGAATGGAAACCGGATAATGAAAGAACTAGAAAAATATCCGGCCGATGATATTCAAACTTGGCATAATGACAAAGTTTTCCTTGGCTGCCATGCACAGTGGATCACACCGGAATCAGTTGGTGAAAAACTTCCTTACTATGACCATCAACGGAAGTTAGCCATTACGGCAGATGCGATTATAGATAATCGGGATGAATTGTTTGAAAGGCTCCAAGTAAAAAAATCTGATAGAAAAACAGTGTCGGATAGTGAACTTATTTTGCTTTCCTATCATAAATGGGGAGAAGAATCACCTAAGTATTTAGTGGGTGACTTCGCATTTATGATATGGGACGAAAGAAAAAGAAAACTGTTTGGAGCAAAAGATTTTTCAGGAACTCGAACGCTTTATTACTTTCAAAATCAAAAGGAATTAGTCTTCTGTACAACAATACACCCCATA from Bacillus sp. SLBN-46 encodes:
- the metC gene encoding cystathionine beta-lyase, which gives rise to MSHEEYTFETRLLHNQHKVDPTTGAVSVPIQHASTFHQFDFDQFGKYDYGRSLNPTREALEDVIAELEGGVKGFAFSSGMAAISTAFLLLSAGDHIVITEDVYGGTFRMVTQVLSRFGIEHTFVDMTNLDEVKQAIQPNTKAFYVETPSNPLMKVTDIEAISSLAKEIGALTFVDNTFLTPSHQKPLELGADVVLHSATKFLSGHSDVVAGLAVVKDEDLAKKLGFLQNGFGAILGVQDAWLVLRGIKTLHVRLEQSQKSAIKLADFLDDHPLVKKVHYPGLKSHPQYHIQNKQAAGPGAVLSFELESEDALRAFLANVEIPVFAVSLGAVESILSYPAKMSHAAMPLEEREKRGITNSLVRLSVGLENPDDLIKDFSQAFEKVNRSQLVFERGE
- a CDS encoding methionine biosynthesis PLP-dependent protein; translated protein: MYKIDTKLAQIGNRSETATGTVNPPVYFSTAYRHEGIGQSTGFDYSRTGNPTRQLLEKTIADLEDGDQGFACSSGMAAIFTILSLFQSGDEWLVSEDLYGGTYRLLEQGFKKWGLNTQYVNTCCPEEIEGKITPQTKAIFLETPTNPLMQQSDIAAVSQIAKKHGILLIVDNTFYTPLLQQPIKLGADIVIHSATKYLGGHNDVLAGLIVAKGKELCEALAFHHNGAGAVLSPFDSWLLMRGMKTLSLRMDRHEKNAKSVVEFLSNHEGVTDVLYPGRGGMVSFRIKDEAWVNPFLQGLSLITFAESLGGTESFITYPATQTHADIPEEIRIQSGVCNRLLRFSVGIEDPQDLIEDLKKAFANVKEGVIA